The DNA sequence CGCTGCCGCTGACGGACGACCCCGACGACCTCGAGGTGCGCGTCAACATGGACCTCGCCGCGATGATCCCGGAGGGCTCGCGCCACAAGGAGGCCGCCCGCGACTTCCTCGAGTACCTCTACCAGCCCGAGATCATCGAGGCCTACAACGCCTCGCAGCTCGGGTTCACGCCCACGACGGACGCCCCCGCGCCGGACGATCCGCGCATCGCGGGGATGATCCCCTACTACCAGGAGGGCCGGATCTACCAGGGGCCGTCGGTGCTGGTCCCCAAGACGCTGCCGGTCTTCAACTACGCGCAGGCGATGGTGCTGGGGACCGACCCCGCTCGCATCCTGCGCACCATGGACGCGGACTGGGCTCGCATCGCCTTCCGCGCTCCGATCGTCGCCACCCAGACAGAGGAGTCTGCCGGATGAGTACCTCCACGATCGTCACCGCGGGTGACACGGCGGCACGGCGCAGCACGCGTCGCGTCGAACCGATCTACTACCTGTTCCTGCTGCCGAGCCTCGTGCTGTTCACGCTGGCGATCACGGTGCCCGGGATCATCGGCATCTTCTTCAGCTTCACCGACTCGATCGGCATCGGCGAGTGGAGCTTCAACGGGCTCACGAACTACATCGCCCTCTTCAGCGACCCGGCGATCCTGCAGAGTTACCTGTTCACGTTCGGGTTCTCGGTGGCGACTGTGATCGTCGTCAACGTGGTGGCGTTCCTGCTCGCGGTCGGCCTCACCGCACGCATCCGCTTCAAGACGGGCCTTCGCGCGATCTTCGTGATCCCCATGGTGATCTCGGGCATCATCATCGCCTACGTCTTCAACTTCCTGTTCTCCAACTCGGTACCCACCGCGGCCGGCGCGCTCGGCATCCCGTTCCTGGAGACGAGCCTGCTCGCCAACCCCGATTTCGCGTGGGTCGCGATCGTGATCGTCACCGCGTGGCAGGCGATCCCCGGCACGCTGCTCATCTACATCGCGGGGC is a window from the Microbacterium lacus genome containing:
- a CDS encoding sugar ABC transporter permease is translated as MSTSTIVTAGDTAARRSTRRVEPIYYLFLLPSLVLFTLAITVPGIIGIFFSFTDSIGIGEWSFNGLTNYIALFSDPAILQSYLFTFGFSVATVIVVNVVAFLLAVGLTARIRFKTGLRAIFVIPMVISGIIIAYVFNFLFSNSVPTAAGALGIPFLETSLLANPDFAWVAIVIVTAWQAIPGTLLIYIAGLLSIPGDVYEAADLDGASKTQQLLRITLPLVAGYVVINVILGFKGFLNAYDIIVGLTNGGPGTSTRSIAMTIIAGFNGGDYAYQMANATIFFIVAVLISVLQLSLTRGRNQF